A window of the Cololabis saira isolate AMF1-May2022 chromosome 19, fColSai1.1, whole genome shotgun sequence genome harbors these coding sequences:
- the LOC133418995 gene encoding interferon-induced protein with tetratricopeptide repeats 5-like — translation MSDGSNDLLSRLQQLQSRFTWDLQGKDLDLENLSTRLQEHIDLQLGSSSALARTFSFLAYVRYLQGQPEMGLPLLSQAEQKIRECHGGESERRLIVAYGDLAWFKYHTGDQTEAHAYCQKVQDILSKHPTGSPAVLHPEVYGEKAWTYFKFSRSYYPEAIDLFLKALELQPDDSEWNAGYAIALYRTEERVTETPENVEDSPVVRQLRRALEINPDDGVLLTILALKQKACGNHQEAEGLVERALKIAPDNPHVMRYIGKYLRIQGENDRSIDLLKRALKKSPSAFIHHQLGMSYKKMKISEQMCRPSNRQKVQEWRRQSIHHLEEALKMKPLFFLALADLALMVGEERDFSRAEELFKHGLEMLPKLSEKSLCQVFYQRYGDFHFYHTISEAHAITNYIQVVQMTPNTWEWKQGAKNLKKIAERRLKEDEDDGQAYALLAQVAKAEGHKKKAEDLYEKALDCDKNNTEYLSALCELRLELQ, via the exons TGACGGCAGCAATGATCTGCTTTCCagactgcagcagctgcagagccGCTTCACCTGGGACCTGCAGGGGAAAGATTTGGACCTGGAGAACCTGAGCACCAGACTCCAGGAGCACATCGACCTTCAGCTGGGCTCCAGCAGTGCGCTGGCTCGGACCTTCAGCTTCCTGGCTTACGTCAG GTATCTTCAAGGTCAACCAGAGATGGGACTGCCACTGCTGAGCCAAGCAGAGCAGAAGATCCGGGAGTGTCATGGTGGGGAGAGCGAGCGGCGGCTCATTGTGGCGTATGGAGACCTGGCCTGGTTTAAGTACCACACCGGAGACCAGACAGAGGCGCACGCCTACTGCCAGAAAGTTCAGGACATACTG TCGAAACATCCCACCGGTTCCCCAGCAGTTCTCCATCCAGAGGTTTATGGGGAAAAGGCTTGGACATACTTCAAATTTTCAAGATCTTACTACCCTGAAGCCATTGACTTGTTCCTGAAAgctctggagctgcagcctgATGACAGCGAGTGGAACGCTGGCTACGCTATTGCCCTGTACCGCACAGAGGAG AGGGTTACAGAAACTCCTGAGAACGTTGAGGACTCACCTGTTGTCAGACAGCTTCGCCGAGCGCTGGAGATCAACCCTGATGACGGGGTTCTATTGACCATACTAGCTCTGAAGCAGAAGGCCTGTGGCAACCACCAAGAGGCTGAAGGTCTTGTGGAGAGAGCGCTGAAGATCGCTCCTGATAACCCTCACGTCATGCGATACATTGGCAAATACCTGCGTATTCAG GGAGAAAACGACCGATCTATTGATCTGCTGAAGCGAGCGCTGAAGAAGAGCCCGTCAGCTTTCATCCACCACCAGTTGGGTATGTCCTACAAGAAGATGAAGATCAGCGAGCAGATGTGCCGGCCTTCCAACAGACAAA AGGTGCAGGAGTGGAGGCGTCAGAGCATCCATCACCTTGAGGAGGCGCTGAAGATGAAGCCCTTGTTTTTTCTGGCGCTGGCCGATCTAGCACTGATGGTTGGAGAAGAACGGGACTTTAGCAG GGCCGAGGAGTTGTTCAAGCATGGTTTGGAAATGTTACCCAAGTTATCCGAGAAATCCCTTTGTCAAGTTTTCTACCAGCGCTATGGTGACTTTCACTTCTACCACACTATAAGTGAGGCTCATGCTATCACTAACTACATACAG gttGTCCAGATGACACCAAACACGTGGGAGTGGAAACAGGGCGCTAAG AACCTGAAGAAGATCGCAGAGCGCCGTCTCAAAGAGGATGAGGACGACGGACAGGCATACGCTCTGTTGGCTCAGGTGGCCAAAGCCGAAGGCCACAAGAAGAAGGCCGAGGATCTTTATGAGAAAGCTCTGGACTGCGATAAAAACAACACCGAGTACCTGAGCGCTCTGTGCGAGCTGCGCTTGGAGCTGCAGTGA